One window of Staphylococcus chromogenes genomic DNA carries:
- the ahrC gene encoding transcriptional regulator AhrC/ArgR, whose amino-acid sequence MPKKSVRHIKIREIISNEQIETQDELVKRLNDYEMNVTQATVSRDIKELQLIKVPAPTGQYVYSLPNDRRYHPLEKLGRYLMDSFVKIDGTDNLLVLKTLPGNAQSIGAILDQIDWDEVLGTICGDDTCLIICRTSQDADEIKTRIFNML is encoded by the coding sequence ATGCCTAAAAAATCTGTTAGACATATAAAAATCAGAGAAATTATTTCTAATGAACAAATTGAAACACAAGATGAATTAGTCAAGCGCTTAAATGATTATGAAATGAATGTCACACAAGCCACAGTTTCTAGGGATATTAAAGAGCTTCAACTCATAAAAGTACCCGCGCCAACAGGTCAATATGTGTACAGTTTACCTAATGATCGACGCTATCATCCATTAGAAAAATTAGGCCGTTATCTCATGGATTCTTTTGTGAAAATTGATGGCACAGATAATTTGTTAGTCTTAAAAACCTTACCAGGAAACGCCCAATCTATTGGAGCTATCTTAGATCAAATCGACTGGGATGAAGTTCTTGGAACGATTTGTGGCGATGATACGTGTCTGATTATTTGCCGTACATCACAGGACGCTGATGAAATTAAAACACGTATTTTTAATATGTTATAA
- the recN gene encoding DNA repair protein RecN yields the protein MLQSLSIKQFAIIDELEIQFGEGLTVLSGETGAGKSIIIDAIGQLIGMRASSDFVRHGEKKAIIEGIFDIDHAKEAHIVLEQIGIDLSEDFLIVKREIFNSGKSMCRINNTTVTLQDLRKVMQQLLDIHGQHETQSLLKQKYHIELLDRYAEGRYQQALDNYENTYSQHKEKVKELEELESADQALLQRLDLMKFQHDELKEAHLQEGEIEQLEIDIKRIQNSENLSHALNAAYATLTDEHAITDRLYELNSQLQIIDQILPETYQKLKEDVDQFYYTLEDAKHQIYDEINQTDFDEQYLNELESRMNLLNNLKRKYGKDIPELIKYTDKIEDEINKIENYEESTSQLRSEISDLKQQLQKDGEVLSKERRIVARTLRDHIVEEIQNLQMKDANLEIAFTRYDAPQQDGLERVEFLISPNKGEPLKSLNKIASGGELSRIMLALKSIFVNARGQTAILFDEVDSGVSGQAAQKMAEKMKQIASVIQVICISHLPQVASMSDHHLYISKHEKDDRTTTQVQELSGEERVQEVARMISGATVTKLTLQNAKEMIEQNQH from the coding sequence ATGTTACAAAGTCTATCCATTAAACAATTTGCAATTATTGACGAACTTGAAATTCAATTTGGTGAAGGTTTAACCGTTTTAAGTGGTGAAACAGGAGCTGGTAAATCTATCATCATCGATGCAATAGGTCAATTAATTGGGATGCGTGCTTCATCAGATTTTGTAAGACACGGAGAAAAAAAGGCGATAATTGAAGGCATTTTTGATATCGACCATGCAAAAGAAGCCCATATTGTTTTAGAACAAATTGGAATTGATTTATCCGAAGACTTTCTCATTGTCAAACGCGAAATTTTCAATTCTGGAAAAAGTATGTGCCGTATCAATAACACAACAGTCACGCTCCAGGACTTAAGAAAAGTGATGCAACAATTGCTTGACATTCACGGTCAACATGAAACACAATCCTTATTAAAGCAAAAATATCATATAGAGTTATTAGACCGTTATGCAGAAGGTCGCTATCAACAAGCACTTGATAACTACGAAAATACTTATTCACAACATAAAGAAAAAGTAAAAGAACTTGAAGAATTAGAATCAGCCGATCAAGCTCTGTTACAGCGTTTAGACTTAATGAAATTTCAGCATGATGAGCTTAAAGAAGCGCACCTACAAGAAGGAGAAATAGAGCAACTTGAAATCGATATTAAACGAATTCAGAACTCTGAAAATTTGAGTCATGCACTAAATGCGGCCTATGCTACTTTAACTGACGAACATGCGATTACCGATCGACTATATGAATTAAATAGCCAATTACAAATTATTGATCAAATTTTGCCCGAAACTTACCAAAAATTAAAAGAAGATGTAGATCAGTTTTATTACACATTAGAAGATGCAAAACATCAAATCTATGATGAAATAAATCAAACAGATTTTGATGAACAATATTTGAACGAATTAGAATCAAGAATGAATCTTCTTAATAATTTAAAACGTAAATATGGAAAAGATATTCCGGAGCTTATTAAATATACAGACAAAATTGAAGACGAAATCAATAAAATAGAGAACTATGAAGAAAGCACATCCCAATTAAGAAGTGAAATTAGTGACCTCAAACAACAACTTCAAAAAGATGGCGAAGTCTTATCTAAAGAACGGCGTATTGTTGCGCGCACATTGCGTGACCACATTGTAGAAGAAATTCAAAACCTACAAATGAAAGACGCAAACTTAGAAATCGCTTTTACCCGCTATGATGCACCACAACAAGATGGTTTAGAACGGGTTGAATTTTTAATTAGCCCAAATAAAGGAGAACCACTCAAAAGTTTAAATAAAATTGCGAGTGGAGGGGAACTTTCACGAATTATGTTAGCTTTAAAAAGTATTTTCGTAAATGCCCGAGGTCAAACTGCTATTTTATTTGATGAAGTCGATTCCGGCGTTTCAGGTCAAGCGGCACAAAAAATGGCTGAAAAAATGAAACAAATCGCGTCCGTTATACAAGTCATCTGTATTTCGCATTTACCTCAAGTTGCATCAATGAGCGATCATCACTTGTATATTTCAAAACATGAAAAAGATGATCGTACGACAACACAAGTTCAAGAACTCAGTGGAGAGGAACGCGTTCAAGAGGTGGCACGGATGATCTCAGGAGCGACAGTTACAAAATTGACTTTACAAAATGCCAAGGAAATGATTGAACAAAATCAACATTAA
- a CDS encoding phosphate acyltransferase, which yields MDFNLLFQHKQNFTGHIAMINAINESSIQVIREILTQTNASFSLYNHQDVSELIRSYEMPAALLERIHIHTFDSVHEAIAQCLQDLDNQRIDILMKGLISTAELLSAVLKHLNQTMKIPFFMNHLACCEIPDYHKLLFISDVALNVQPTVEEHQKIIKNIKHFATQLGYQKLKVAMLSSVETASSKIPSSTQAVELKQIFSRENDEIQVEGPLAFDNAINKQSAILKGIDSPVAGDADALIVPQIDVGNVLYKSLTYFGRARVASLIIGAPYPIILTSRADSFSNKVNSVLLALKALS from the coding sequence TTGGATTTTAACTTGTTATTTCAACATAAACAGAACTTCACAGGACATATTGCGATGATTAATGCCATTAACGAATCGTCAATTCAAGTTATACGAGAGATATTAACTCAAACCAATGCATCATTTTCACTTTATAATCATCAAGATGTTTCCGAACTGATTCGCTCCTATGAAATGCCTGCCGCACTGTTAGAACGCATTCATATTCATACGTTTGATAGTGTGCATGAGGCAATTGCGCAATGTTTGCAAGACTTGGATAATCAGCGTATAGACATACTGATGAAAGGTTTGATTTCAACTGCGGAATTATTATCAGCGGTTTTAAAACATTTAAACCAAACTATGAAAATTCCTTTTTTCATGAATCACCTTGCGTGTTGTGAGATACCTGACTATCATAAACTGTTATTTATATCAGATGTTGCCTTAAATGTGCAACCTACAGTAGAAGAACATCAAAAAATAATAAAGAACATTAAGCACTTTGCCACACAACTAGGTTACCAAAAATTAAAGGTCGCCATGTTGTCTTCAGTGGAGACAGCTAGTTCCAAAATCCCATCTTCAACTCAAGCAGTGGAACTTAAACAAATATTCTCTAGGGAAAATGATGAGATTCAAGTGGAAGGTCCATTAGCATTTGACAACGCAATTAACAAACAAAGTGCAATATTAAAAGGTATTGATTCACCAGTAGCTGGAGATGCCGATGCCTTAATCGTCCCACAAATTGATGTAGGCAATGTATTATATAAATCACTCACATATTTTGGTCGTGCACGAGTGGCAAGCTTGATTATTGGGGCACCTTATCCAATCATTTTGACTTCACGCGCAGACTCTTTCTCAAATAAAGTCAATTCAGTTTTGCTCGCTTTAAAAGCTTTATCATAA
- the buk gene encoding butyrate kinase codes for MSRILVFNLGSTSSKLALYEDDTEVVGTNIVHDSEITILNIMDQKKPRREAMMQWLSQNEISMSTIDAIACRGGLLKPIPGGTYKVNEEIYKDLKTFKYGVHASNLSAVLGYEIGEQFHLPVFISDPVVVDELIPEVRFTGFPEIQRKSIFHALNQKAVAKKYAEEIHKNYEQLNLIVIHMGGGVSVAAHKNGKVIDVNEALYGEGPMALNRSGTLPNDALIDYQKNYQLSNNEMKKRFASNSGLQMYTGSTDFKWIMANYEANPKIKLIIDTFAIQIAKTIGERATLLQGNVDQIIFTGGMSYSNTFIQLLRPYIEWIASISVYPGEFEMQALAENAQHALNGIIPINRYS; via the coding sequence ATGAGCCGCATACTTGTTTTTAATTTAGGAAGTACGTCAAGTAAACTTGCCCTTTACGAAGACGATACCGAAGTTGTGGGTACGAATATCGTTCATGATTCTGAAATAACAATTTTAAATATAATGGATCAAAAAAAACCTAGACGTGAAGCTATGATGCAATGGTTATCACAAAATGAAATATCCATGTCAACCATTGATGCTATAGCATGTAGGGGTGGTTTACTCAAACCTATCCCCGGTGGAACATACAAAGTTAATGAGGAAATATACAAAGATTTAAAGACATTTAAATATGGCGTCCATGCCTCAAATTTAAGTGCAGTCCTTGGTTATGAAATAGGCGAACAGTTTCACCTTCCTGTCTTTATTTCAGATCCTGTCGTCGTTGATGAACTCATTCCTGAAGTTAGATTCACAGGTTTTCCTGAAATTCAAAGAAAAAGTATCTTTCATGCACTCAACCAAAAAGCGGTTGCTAAAAAATACGCAGAAGAAATACACAAAAACTATGAACAATTAAATTTAATTGTGATACATATGGGTGGGGGTGTCAGCGTCGCGGCCCATAAAAATGGAAAAGTCATTGATGTGAATGAAGCACTTTATGGAGAAGGCCCTATGGCTTTAAATCGTTCGGGAACTCTACCGAATGATGCGCTCATCGATTATCAAAAAAACTATCAATTGAGCAATAACGAGATGAAAAAACGTTTTGCTTCAAATTCAGGATTACAAATGTATACTGGATCGACAGATTTTAAATGGATAATGGCAAATTATGAGGCCAATCCTAAAATAAAATTAATCATAGATACGTTTGCCATTCAAATTGCAAAGACAATTGGTGAGCGGGCCACTTTATTACAAGGAAATGTAGACCAAATCATCTTTACTGGTGGTATGAGCTATAGTAATACGTTTATTCAATTGTTAAGACCCTACATAGAGTGGATTGCCTCAATCAGTGTTTATCCAGGAGAATTTGAAATGCAAGCCCTCGCTGAAAATGCGCAGCATGCTTTAAATGGTATCATTCCTATAAATAGGTATAGTTAG
- the lpdA gene encoding dihydrolipoyl dehydrogenase: MTKEKYDLVVLGGGIAGYSAAIRASQLGKTVALVEEEKLGGTCLHRGCIPTKSFLKSAEIYHYIQQASQYGIEVNEPTFHFESILKRKDKIVHQMHQGVEHLIMQNKIDVFNGKGCLLGASIFSPQSGTVSVEYASGESELLPNDYVLIATGSHPIELPMLPFDHHTVLNSDDMMKLTNSPESILIIGGGVIGLEFAHLLNVLGVKVTIVEASERILIHESEQVSRLMKQNLTKEGITILENTAITEEMIQRSNDSITFNLDEPLTVDKVLVAVGREANTDHIGLNNMKVELSNRKTIQTNEFMQTADAHIYAAGDVIGQLQLAHVGAKEGIIAVEHMFNAQPLAIDYHQMPRCIYTQPEVASIGMTAKDAKAKGIETSVVKAPFKANGKALIESLDQPQGFAELVFEKTSNTFLGASLVGPHVTELINELSLLKFMDGSAIELGSTVHAHPSISELLMELGLKSENQSIHI, from the coding sequence ATGACAAAAGAAAAATATGATCTAGTTGTATTAGGCGGAGGTATCGCTGGCTATTCTGCCGCCATCCGAGCGAGTCAACTCGGAAAAACAGTAGCACTTGTGGAAGAAGAAAAACTAGGAGGCACTTGCTTACACCGTGGATGTATCCCTACAAAATCATTTTTAAAATCTGCAGAAATATATCATTATATACAACAAGCTAGTCAATACGGTATTGAAGTAAATGAACCTACTTTCCATTTTGAATCTATACTTAAGCGGAAAGATAAAATCGTTCATCAAATGCATCAAGGCGTTGAGCATTTAATAATGCAAAATAAAATTGATGTATTTAATGGTAAAGGCTGCTTATTAGGGGCATCTATCTTTTCCCCTCAAAGCGGCACAGTATCTGTAGAATACGCATCGGGAGAATCAGAGTTATTGCCAAATGATTATGTTCTTATTGCTACAGGGTCACACCCTATAGAACTTCCTATGTTACCCTTTGATCATCATACGGTTTTAAATAGTGATGATATGATGAAACTCACAAACTCACCTGAAAGTATACTGATTATCGGAGGGGGTGTTATTGGGTTAGAGTTTGCACATCTCTTAAACGTTCTGGGCGTAAAAGTCACTATAGTAGAAGCTTCTGAGCGCATACTGATACATGAAAGTGAACAGGTGAGCCGTTTGATGAAGCAAAACTTAACAAAAGAAGGCATTACCATTTTAGAAAATACTGCAATCACAGAAGAAATGATACAACGTTCAAATGATAGCATTACATTTAATCTCGATGAGCCTTTAACTGTCGATAAAGTCTTAGTCGCTGTTGGCCGTGAAGCGAATACAGATCATATTGGTTTAAATAATATGAAAGTTGAATTATCAAACCGTAAAACAATTCAAACAAACGAATTTATGCAAACGGCTGATGCTCATATTTATGCTGCTGGAGACGTTATTGGGCAATTGCAATTAGCGCATGTAGGGGCTAAAGAAGGGATTATTGCAGTTGAACATATGTTTAACGCACAACCTTTAGCGATAGATTATCACCAAATGCCACGGTGTATTTATACACAACCAGAAGTGGCTTCAATTGGAATGACAGCGAAAGATGCAAAAGCGAAAGGAATTGAAACATCTGTGGTAAAAGCTCCGTTTAAAGCGAATGGTAAAGCGTTAATTGAATCTTTGGATCAACCCCAAGGTTTTGCAGAACTTGTATTTGAGAAAACCTCAAATACATTTTTAGGTGCTTCTCTCGTTGGACCACATGTCACTGAACTTATCAATGAACTCAGCTTATTAAAATTTATGGATGGGTCTGCCATAGAACTCGGAAGTACGGTTCATGCGCATCCGTCAATATCAGAACTTTTAATGGAATTGGGATTAAAATCAGAAAATCAATCCATTCATATTTAG
- a CDS encoding thiamine pyrophosphate-dependent dehydrogenase E1 component subunit alpha gives MKDYREAHLTVEDLKNIYVAMDLGRKLDERMWLLNRAGKIPFVISCQGQEATQIGAAYALQKGDISAPYYRDLAFVTYLGMTPLETMYSAFGKRDDISSGGKQMPSHFSKKEVGIMSQGSSVATQILHAVGAALSLKMDRKSNIAFVTLGEGSSNQGDFHEGLNFAGVHDLPFICLIENNKYAISVSKELQYGAEYLSDRAKGYGMFGETVDGNDPIAVYQAVKKARERGVNGEGSTLIEAMCTRLTAHSSDDDDRYRTNEEKTEDKSNDCNAQFKKYLIEEVKIDTAWFEEIEKENKQHVHEATKQAEASPYPDPSETYTHVYDQEGEKNA, from the coding sequence ATGAAAGATTATAGAGAAGCCCATCTCACAGTCGAAGATTTAAAAAATATTTATGTAGCCATGGATTTAGGCCGCAAATTAGATGAACGCATGTGGTTATTAAACCGTGCTGGAAAAATTCCGTTTGTGATTAGTTGTCAAGGCCAAGAAGCCACACAAATAGGTGCAGCATATGCGTTACAAAAAGGGGATATTAGTGCACCATATTACAGGGACCTCGCATTCGTGACTTATTTAGGAATGACGCCTTTAGAGACAATGTACTCAGCTTTTGGAAAACGTGATGATATCAGTTCAGGTGGGAAACAAATGCCGTCTCATTTCAGTAAAAAAGAAGTAGGTATAATGTCTCAAGGTTCATCAGTAGCCACGCAAATTTTGCATGCGGTAGGAGCAGCATTATCGCTTAAAATGGATCGTAAATCAAATATCGCATTTGTTACACTTGGGGAAGGAAGTTCGAATCAAGGAGATTTTCATGAAGGTCTTAATTTCGCGGGAGTTCATGATTTACCTTTCATTTGTCTGATTGAAAATAATAAATACGCTATCTCAGTCTCGAAAGAGTTACAATATGGTGCTGAATACTTGTCAGACCGAGCGAAAGGGTATGGTATGTTTGGTGAGACAGTAGATGGTAACGACCCTATAGCTGTATATCAAGCGGTGAAAAAAGCACGTGAACGTGGGGTGAATGGTGAAGGAAGCACATTAATAGAAGCCATGTGTACGAGATTAACTGCACATTCATCAGATGACGATGATCGTTATCGCACAAATGAAGAAAAAACAGAAGATAAAAGCAACGACTGTAACGCTCAATTTAAAAAATATTTAATTGAGGAAGTTAAAATAGATACCGCTTGGTTTGAAGAAATAGAGAAAGAAAATAAACAACATGTACATGAAGCCACTAAACAAGCTGAAGCATCACCTTATCCTGATCCTTCAGAAACGTATACTCATGTTTATGATCAGGAGGGTGAAAAAAATGCCTAA
- a CDS encoding alpha-ketoacid dehydrogenase subunit beta gives MPKLTYLEAIKNALDLALEKDDQTFILGEDVGKKGGVFGVTAGLQQKYGLYRVLDTPLAESNIVGSAIGAAMMGKRPIAEIQFAEYILPATNQIMSEAAKMRYRSNNDWQVPLTIRAPFGGGIHGALYHSQSIESVFASTPGLTVVIPSTPYDAKGLLLASIQSNDPVLFFEHKKAYRLLKEDVPEEYYTVPLYKADVKREGNDITVFTYGLAVNYSLQAADLLAEEGFDVEVVDLRTVYPLDKETIIERAKKTGKCLLITEDNKEGSIMSEVAAIIAEHCLFDLDAPIMRLAGPDVPAMPFAPPLEDEFMINPEKIKNKMRELATF, from the coding sequence ATGCCTAAATTAACTTATTTAGAAGCGATTAAAAATGCACTGGATTTAGCGCTTGAAAAAGATGATCAAACCTTTATTTTAGGTGAAGATGTCGGGAAAAAAGGTGGCGTTTTTGGTGTCACAGCTGGCCTACAACAAAAGTATGGCTTGTACCGTGTTTTAGATACGCCTTTAGCAGAATCAAATATCGTAGGTTCAGCGATTGGTGCGGCAATGATGGGAAAAAGACCTATAGCAGAAATTCAGTTTGCCGAATATATTTTGCCGGCGACAAACCAAATTATGAGTGAAGCTGCAAAAATGCGCTATCGTTCAAACAACGATTGGCAAGTTCCCCTTACTATTCGTGCGCCTTTTGGTGGTGGGATTCATGGTGCATTGTATCATTCTCAGAGTATTGAAAGTGTTTTTGCTTCAACACCTGGATTGACTGTCGTTATCCCATCTACGCCATATGATGCAAAGGGATTATTGCTTGCGTCTATTCAATCTAATGATCCAGTGCTTTTCTTTGAACATAAAAAAGCCTACCGTTTATTAAAAGAAGACGTGCCAGAAGAGTATTATACAGTTCCGTTATATAAAGCCGACGTCAAACGTGAAGGAAATGACATTACTGTTTTCACTTATGGTTTAGCAGTGAATTATTCACTTCAGGCTGCAGATTTATTGGCTGAGGAAGGGTTTGATGTTGAGGTTGTAGATTTAAGAACCGTCTATCCATTAGATAAAGAAACAATCATTGAACGTGCGAAAAAAACAGGGAAGTGTTTATTAATCACTGAGGATAATAAAGAGGGTAGTATCATGTCAGAAGTAGCCGCCATCATTGCAGAACATTGTTTGTTTGATTTGGATGCGCCTATTATGAGATTAGCTGGCCCTGATGTGCCTGCCATGCCATTTGCACCACCTCTTGAAGATGAGTTTATGATAAATCCTGAAAAAATTAAAAATAAAATGCGTGAACTCGCAACATTTTAA
- a CDS encoding dihydrolipoamide acetyltransferase family protein, producing MEIKMPKLGESVHEGTIEQWLVQVGDTVEEYDPLCEVITDKVTAEVPSSFSGKITKIHVETGETISIGTVICEMEVEEGASPTLDTDDNEKSNNENASTKNGQHSLNTHTTEGSKNNGRYSPVVFKIASQHQINLEEVPGTGFEGRVTKKDIEAFIQSGKEHLQASSHQNSESVAPLKAIDNEVSSSNELTSMIPVKGVRQQIAQKMVQSVHEIPHAWMKIEVDATELVKTRQHYKDQFKAKEGYNLTFFAFFVKAVAETLHEFPMLNSSWKNNEIHVHKDINLSIAVAAEDKLFVPVIKNADEKSIKGIAKEIATLAKKARQNQLTNADMQGGTFTVNNTGSFGSVSSMGIINHPQAAILQVESIVKRPVVIDDMIAIRHMVNLCLSIDHRILDGLQAGQFLNKVKSRIERYTIDSTQIY from the coding sequence ATGGAAATTAAAATGCCGAAATTAGGTGAAAGCGTTCATGAAGGGACGATTGAGCAATGGCTAGTTCAAGTCGGAGATACTGTTGAAGAGTACGATCCATTATGTGAAGTGATTACAGATAAAGTGACAGCCGAAGTCCCTTCCTCTTTTTCAGGTAAAATTACTAAAATCCATGTTGAAACGGGTGAAACGATTTCAATAGGTACAGTAATATGCGAAATGGAGGTAGAAGAAGGTGCTTCGCCTACATTAGACACTGATGACAATGAGAAATCCAATAATGAAAATGCTTCTACAAAAAATGGACAGCATTCACTTAACACCCACACAACTGAAGGGTCTAAAAATAACGGACGCTATTCACCCGTGGTATTTAAAATTGCGTCCCAACATCAAATTAATTTAGAAGAAGTTCCGGGAACAGGTTTTGAAGGGCGTGTGACAAAAAAAGATATTGAAGCTTTTATTCAATCAGGGAAAGAACACTTACAGGCCTCAAGTCATCAAAATTCAGAATCAGTTGCCCCGTTAAAAGCCATTGATAATGAAGTTTCATCTTCAAATGAATTAACTTCCATGATTCCAGTCAAAGGCGTAAGACAGCAAATTGCGCAAAAAATGGTTCAAAGCGTTCATGAAATTCCGCATGCCTGGATGAAAATTGAAGTTGATGCGACTGAACTTGTAAAAACACGACAACACTATAAAGATCAATTTAAAGCTAAAGAAGGATATAATCTTACATTTTTTGCGTTTTTTGTAAAAGCCGTTGCAGAAACGTTGCATGAATTTCCAATGTTAAACAGTTCTTGGAAAAATAACGAAATACATGTACATAAAGATATTAACTTATCTATAGCTGTCGCTGCGGAGGACAAACTATTTGTCCCTGTAATTAAAAATGCCGACGAAAAATCAATAAAAGGTATTGCAAAAGAAATCGCAACACTTGCTAAAAAAGCACGTCAAAATCAATTAACCAATGCGGATATGCAAGGGGGGACATTTACTGTTAATAATACAGGTAGTTTTGGCTCTGTAAGCTCTATGGGCATTATTAATCACCCTCAAGCTGCTATTTTACAAGTTGAATCCATCGTGAAGCGACCAGTTGTAATTGATGATATGATCGCTATTCGTCATATGGTAAATCTATGCTTATCCATCGACCATCGAATTCTTGATGGTTTACAAGCAGGACAATTTTTAAACAAAGTAAAATCACGTATTGAACGCTATACGATTGATAGTACACAAATTTATTAA
- the brxB gene encoding bacilliredoxin BrxB, with the protein MDLNFDLYMNDVVKQARKDMDIAGYEQLTTEEEVNSVFSKEGTTLVMINSVCGCAGGIARPAAAHALHYDVLPDRLVTVFAGQDKEATQRARDYFEGYAPSSPSFALMKDGKITEMIERHQIEGHDTMDVINQLQRLFDKYCEEK; encoded by the coding sequence ATGGATTTAAACTTTGATTTATATATGAATGATGTTGTGAAGCAAGCACGTAAAGATATGGATATTGCTGGTTATGAACAACTCACTACTGAAGAAGAAGTAAATAGTGTATTTTCAAAAGAAGGAACAACACTTGTGATGATTAATTCCGTTTGTGGTTGTGCTGGAGGAATTGCACGTCCAGCTGCAGCACATGCGCTTCATTACGATGTACTTCCAGATCGACTTGTAACTGTATTTGCTGGTCAAGATAAAGAAGCTACTCAACGCGCTCGTGATTACTTTGAAGGTTACGCACCTTCAAGCCCTTCGTTTGCACTCATGAAAGATGGTAAAATCACAGAAATGATTGAACGTCATCAAATCGAAGGACACGATACAATGGATGTCATCAATCAATTACAACGTTTATTTGACAAATATTGTGAAGAAAAGTAA
- a CDS encoding aromatic acid exporter family protein: MLRLNPYRIGFRTIKTAVGMALGVIVAKLLGLDNYASSAILVVLCIKDTKIHSVNAIVSRFVSCLIAIAFGALIFPILGQHALVLGLIVLLFIPLTVVINMQEGVVTSIVILLHFFNATHINLSLVINEILLIIVGLSIAFLMNAIMPSLDRDLQKYKYDIESQIKSIFYQFSHACDTHDNKLEISFHPLNQSIQKAKSIAFRDVKNHFVRNENSYYHYFDMREDQVEILKRINHHIHHIDADDPISSRVAEVFREMAENVNENNYTAQRLYLVYQVRLEIDQEPLPTTHEALHTRSSMIQILYDTEEYLTIKSKFGNLKMHHEV, translated from the coding sequence ATGTTACGTTTAAATCCCTATAGAATAGGATTTAGAACGATTAAAACTGCGGTCGGTATGGCACTAGGCGTCATTGTTGCTAAACTCTTAGGTTTAGATAATTATGCCTCTAGTGCCATTTTAGTTGTATTATGTATTAAAGATACGAAAATACATTCTGTTAATGCTATTGTTTCGCGTTTTGTTTCTTGTTTAATTGCCATTGCCTTTGGTGCACTCATTTTTCCGATTTTAGGACAACACGCACTCGTCTTAGGTTTAATCGTTTTATTATTTATTCCACTTACCGTTGTTATTAATATGCAAGAGGGTGTGGTCACAAGTATAGTCATCCTACTACACTTTTTCAATGCCACACATATTAATCTATCCCTAGTCATCAATGAGATATTACTCATTATTGTTGGCTTGTCCATTGCTTTTTTAATGAATGCAATAATGCCAAGCTTAGATAGAGATTTACAAAAATATAAGTATGATATTGAATCACAAATAAAATCTATTTTTTATCAATTTAGTCATGCTTGCGATACTCATGATAATAAGTTAGAAATATCTTTTCATCCACTTAATCAGTCTATTCAAAAAGCAAAATCAATCGCATTTAGAGATGTCAAAAATCATTTTGTTCGTAATGAAAATAGCTATTATCATTACTTCGATATGCGAGAGGATCAAGTTGAAATTTTAAAACGCATTAATCATCATATTCATCATATCGATGCAGATGATCCTATCTCCAGTCGAGTAGCAGAAGTTTTTAGAGAAATGGCTGAAAACGTTAATGAAAACAATTACACAGCACAGCGATTATATTTGGTATACCAAGTTCGACTAGAAATTGATCAAGAACCTTTACCAACAACTCATGAAGCGCTTCATACACGTTCAAGTATGATTCAAATACTATATGATACCGAAGAATATTTAACCATTAAGTCAAAATTCGGAAATTTAAAAATGCATCATGAAGTATAA
- the prli42 gene encoding stressosome-associated protein Prli42: MLNQKVRKILVIVMLVAIIVSLILTGIAPILSM; the protein is encoded by the coding sequence GTGTTAAACCAAAAGGTAAGAAAAATCTTAGTTATTGTGATGCTTGTTGCTATCATCGTTTCATTGATACTCACAGGTATAGCACCTATTTTAAGTATGTAG